In Frondihabitans sp. PAMC 28766, a genomic segment contains:
- a CDS encoding GNAT family N-acetyltransferase, with amino-acid sequence MTTSRFDTHSLDDAIGAALASRHAPLAVVAGEVRRYPADVAPFASVGLAPTAADWVSLGRIAPTGTVAMFVDPGFTPGDGWSVVHEIALTQMTDDDIETPTEPFQEATDLAPHDVPEMVRLTTLTAPGPFEQRTVELGGYRGVVSPEGRLLAMAGRRLSLPGWTEISAVCTDPEARGRGYARRLMLDVARGIRADGDRAFLHVAEGNPARGLYESMGFVPRADLKVCVVERR; translated from the coding sequence GTGACCACCTCTCGCTTCGACACGCACTCGCTCGACGACGCCATCGGCGCGGCCCTGGCCAGCAGGCATGCACCCCTCGCGGTCGTCGCCGGCGAGGTGCGCCGCTACCCGGCCGATGTCGCCCCCTTCGCGTCGGTGGGCCTCGCGCCGACCGCGGCGGACTGGGTGTCCCTCGGCCGGATCGCCCCGACAGGTACGGTCGCGATGTTCGTCGACCCGGGCTTCACCCCGGGCGACGGCTGGAGCGTCGTGCACGAGATCGCGCTGACGCAGATGACCGACGACGACATCGAGACGCCGACCGAGCCGTTTCAGGAGGCGACCGACCTCGCCCCGCACGACGTGCCCGAGATGGTCCGCCTGACCACGCTCACGGCGCCCGGCCCCTTCGAGCAGCGCACGGTCGAGCTCGGCGGGTACCGCGGGGTGGTCTCACCCGAGGGCAGGCTGCTGGCCATGGCCGGGCGCCGCCTCAGCCTGCCGGGCTGGACCGAGATCAGTGCCGTCTGCACCGACCCGGAGGCGCGCGGCCGCGGCTACGCCCGGCGGCTCATGCTCGACGTGGCCCGCGGCATCCGTGCCGACGGCGACCGCGCCTTCCTCCACGTGGCCGAGGGCAACCCGGCCCGCGGCCTCTACGAGTCGATGGGCTTCGTGCCACGCGCCGACCTGAAGGTCTGCGTCGTCGAGCGTCGCTGA
- a CDS encoding DDE-type integrase/transposase/recombinase → MDHSFASAWDEGVMLASRRSWWRIAQDAEDQSVRPVAPTRRNSSTRAPREAPVLEATTPGQIWSWDITDLRTPWRGVAFKAYSIIDIFSRKLVGYRVEEREVDDLAVEMFEDAFLRHGIPAAVHADSGPAMRSGVLKDLLRRLGVKQSHNRPRVSNDNPFSESEFRTMKYRPNYPGVFDSLEAARAYVDSYAPWYNKNHKHSGIALFSPDEIHDGTWRDAWAQRDATQHAYYAQHPERFQRPPSTPAPAGRVGINMLQHAPETDTPRLQPA, encoded by the coding sequence GTGGATCACTCTTTCGCCTCGGCCTGGGACGAGGGAGTGATGCTCGCATCACGCCGCTCGTGGTGGCGGATCGCTCAGGACGCCGAAGACCAGTCGGTCCGCCCCGTCGCACCCACCAGGCGCAACAGCAGTACTCGGGCGCCACGAGAGGCACCGGTTCTTGAAGCGACCACCCCGGGCCAGATCTGGTCGTGGGACATCACTGATCTGCGCACTCCGTGGCGAGGAGTCGCTTTCAAGGCGTACTCGATCATTGATATCTTCTCCCGGAAGCTCGTCGGCTACCGGGTCGAAGAACGCGAGGTCGACGACCTCGCGGTCGAGATGTTCGAGGACGCCTTCTTGCGGCACGGAATACCCGCCGCCGTCCACGCGGACTCCGGGCCCGCGATGCGCTCGGGGGTGTTGAAAGACCTCCTGCGAAGGCTCGGCGTGAAGCAGAGCCACAATCGGCCTCGGGTGAGTAACGACAACCCGTTCTCGGAGTCCGAGTTCCGTACGATGAAATACCGCCCGAACTACCCCGGCGTCTTCGACAGCCTCGAGGCGGCACGCGCCTACGTCGACTCCTACGCGCCTTGGTACAACAAAAATCACAAACACTCCGGAATTGCGCTGTTCTCGCCAGACGAGATACACGACGGCACCTGGCGTGACGCCTGGGCACAACGCGACGCAACCCAGCATGCCTACTACGCGCAACACCCCGAGAGGTTCCAGCGTCCCCCGTCCACGCCAGCACC
- a CDS encoding glucosidase: MPSEPRTSDTADTDTDTAATDTAEHRRLAQANAGSPEWRDWGPYLAERAWGSVREDYSDDGDAWNFFPHDHARSRAYRWNEDGMAGFSDLGQNWCLSLAVWNGVDPILKERMFGLTGEEGNHGEDVKDYWWFTDGTPTHSFNSWRYHYPQVAFPYEDLLTTNKARGRHDAEYELVDTGVFDDSKYWVVTVDYAKGGPHDLLMTVTVENAGPETATIRVLPTLWFRNTWSWDSTKPRPSITVDGAGLKAESEATGELHLIGDHDPAPLFCDNETNAARLFGDATSPAFPKDGINDHVVHGAASVNPAQTGTKAALDYALTVESGATATIRVRLKAGSQAAGSDSAAGSDGAAGSDALPPTPFDTARFDEVVALRRAEADAYWAAVTPSDATPDEAQVLRQAMAGLLWSKQFYHYNVATWLTGDPAGPAPAGGRGGVRNGNWRHLDAHDVILMPDTWEYPWFAAWDLAFHCVTLAHIDPEFAKAQLILLLREWYMHPNGQLPAYEWNFSDVNPPTHAWAALQVFEIDGARDFDFLKRIFHKLLINFTWWTNNKESGDGGDLFSGGFMGLDNIAPLDRSALPASVGTIEQADSTAWMGNYALDLLQIALVLADHDDSYQDIATTFVEHFLAIALAANSSGMWDDDDAFFYDILHQADGRDVPLKVRSLVGLVPVVASLVYSDEQIDALPRFRERLDWVLANHPDYNQFVHVSEEASERTTLLALVPPDRLIRMLSHVFDETGMLSGHGIRGISAWHRDHPFVVDVAGTSASVDYEPAESTTALFGGNSNWRGPIWFPLNVLLINGLRANDLHETTGKTVEFPVGTGTQLSLADAADELSSRLISLFVPDASGRRPSDARYALLSADPRWKPYLFFYEYFDGDTGQGLGASHQTGWTAAVAHLILKRGPRPAAG; the protein is encoded by the coding sequence ATGCCTTCGGAGCCCCGCACGAGCGACACCGCCGACACCGACACCGACACCGCAGCGACCGACACCGCCGAGCACCGCCGCCTCGCGCAGGCGAACGCCGGCTCGCCCGAGTGGCGCGACTGGGGACCTTACCTCGCCGAGCGCGCCTGGGGCAGCGTCCGCGAAGACTACAGCGACGACGGCGACGCCTGGAACTTCTTCCCCCATGACCACGCCCGCTCGCGCGCCTACCGCTGGAACGAGGACGGCATGGCCGGCTTCTCCGATCTCGGCCAGAACTGGTGCCTCTCGCTCGCCGTCTGGAACGGCGTCGACCCCATCCTCAAAGAGCGAATGTTCGGCCTCACCGGCGAGGAGGGCAACCACGGCGAAGACGTCAAGGACTACTGGTGGTTCACCGACGGCACCCCGACACACTCGTTCAACTCGTGGCGCTACCACTACCCGCAGGTGGCCTTCCCCTACGAAGACCTCCTCACCACGAACAAGGCCCGCGGGCGTCACGACGCTGAATACGAGCTCGTCGACACGGGCGTCTTCGACGACTCGAAGTACTGGGTGGTCACCGTCGACTACGCCAAGGGCGGCCCGCACGACCTGCTGATGACCGTCACGGTCGAGAACGCCGGGCCCGAGACCGCCACGATCCGCGTGCTGCCGACACTGTGGTTCCGCAACACCTGGTCGTGGGATTCGACGAAGCCGCGGCCGTCGATCACGGTCGACGGGGCAGGGCTGAAAGCCGAGTCGGAGGCGACGGGAGAGCTGCACCTGATCGGCGATCACGATCCTGCGCCGCTCTTCTGCGACAACGAGACGAACGCGGCCCGGCTGTTCGGCGACGCGACGAGCCCCGCCTTCCCGAAAGACGGCATCAACGACCACGTCGTGCACGGTGCCGCCAGCGTGAACCCGGCGCAGACCGGCACGAAGGCCGCTCTCGACTACGCCCTCACGGTGGAGTCGGGGGCGACGGCCACGATCCGCGTCCGGCTGAAAGCAGGGTCTCAGGCGGCAGGATCCGACAGCGCAGCAGGATCCGACGGTGCGGCAGGATCCGACGCCCTGCCTCCGACCCCGTTCGACACCGCTCGATTCGACGAGGTCGTCGCCCTCCGCCGTGCCGAGGCCGACGCCTACTGGGCCGCCGTCACGCCGTCCGACGCGACGCCCGACGAGGCGCAGGTGCTGCGGCAGGCGATGGCGGGCCTGCTCTGGTCGAAGCAGTTCTATCACTACAACGTGGCGACGTGGCTGACGGGCGACCCGGCGGGTCCGGCCCCGGCAGGGGGGCGCGGGGGTGTGCGCAACGGCAACTGGCGGCACCTCGACGCCCACGACGTGATCCTGATGCCCGACACCTGGGAGTACCCGTGGTTCGCCGCCTGGGATCTCGCCTTCCACTGCGTGACCCTCGCCCACATCGACCCGGAGTTCGCGAAGGCGCAGCTGATCCTGCTGCTGCGCGAGTGGTACATGCACCCGAACGGGCAGCTGCCCGCCTACGAGTGGAACTTCTCCGACGTCAATCCGCCCACACACGCCTGGGCGGCCCTGCAGGTGTTCGAGATCGACGGGGCCCGTGACTTCGACTTCTTGAAGCGCATCTTCCACAAGCTCTTGATCAACTTCACCTGGTGGACCAACAACAAGGAGTCGGGCGACGGCGGCGACCTGTTCTCGGGCGGGTTCATGGGGCTCGACAACATCGCACCCCTCGACCGCTCGGCGCTGCCCGCCTCGGTCGGCACCATCGAGCAGGCCGATTCGACGGCGTGGATGGGCAACTACGCCCTCGACCTGCTGCAGATCGCGCTCGTGCTCGCCGACCACGACGACTCGTACCAGGACATCGCGACGACGTTCGTCGAGCACTTCCTCGCGATCGCGCTCGCGGCCAACTCGTCGGGGATGTGGGACGACGACGACGCGTTCTTCTACGACATCCTGCACCAGGCCGACGGCCGCGACGTGCCCCTCAAGGTGCGTTCGCTCGTCGGCCTCGTGCCCGTCGTGGCCTCGCTCGTCTACAGCGACGAGCAGATCGACGCCCTGCCCCGATTCCGCGAACGCCTCGACTGGGTGCTGGCGAACCACCCCGACTACAACCAGTTCGTGCACGTGAGTGAGGAGGCCTCCGAGCGCACCACGCTGCTGGCACTCGTGCCGCCGGATCGCCTGATCCGCATGCTGTCGCACGTCTTCGACGAGACCGGGATGCTCTCGGGGCACGGCATCCGCGGCATCTCGGCCTGGCACCGCGACCACCCGTTCGTCGTCGACGTGGCGGGCACGAGCGCATCGGTCGACTACGAGCCGGCCGAGTCGACCACCGCGCTGTTCGGAGGCAACTCGAACTGGCGCGGGCCGATCTGGTTCCCTCTCAACGTGCTGCTGATCAACGGTCTGCGGGCCAACGACCTGCACGAGACCACCGGCAAGACGGTCGAGTTCCCGGTCGGCACCGGCACGCAGCTTTCGCTCGCCGACGCCGCCGACGAGCTGTCGTCGCGACTCATCTCGCTCTTCGTGCCCGACGCCTCCGGTCGTCGCCCCTCCGACGCGCGCTACGCGCTGCTGTCGGCCGACCCGCGCTGGAAGCCGTACCTGTTCTTCTACGAGTACTTCGACGGCGACACCGGGCAGGGCCTCGGCGCCTCGCACCAGACAGGCTGGACGGCAGCGGTGGCGCACCTCATTCTGAAGCGGGGCCCGCGGCCTGCTGCCGGCTGA